A window of Procambarus clarkii isolate CNS0578487 chromosome 93, FALCON_Pclarkii_2.0, whole genome shotgun sequence genomic DNA:
CAGGTCTGTGGAGGCAGCATGAGAGAGGGAAGTGAGCAGGAACCATGTACATTGTGTTGCAGCTTCACGTCCAGTCTCCACGACTGGTTGACTGTGATCAGCTTCACGTCCAGTCTCCACGACTGGTTGACTGTGATCAGCTTCACGTCCAGTCTCCACGACTGGTTGACTGTGGTCAGCTTCACGTCCAGTCTCCACGACTGGTTGACTGTGATCAGCTTCACGTCCAGTCTCCACGACTGGTTGACTGTGGTCAGCTTCACGTCCAGTCTCCACGACTGGTTGACTGTGATCAGCTTCACGTCCAGTCTCCACGACTGGTTGACTGTGATCAGCTTCACGTCCAGTCTCCACGACTGGTTGACTGTGATGTCGGTGACTCCACGACATCTTGAGGCCGGTGtcttgggtcgtgcgttttaatgccGCGTGTTTTGACCGTTGTGGCAGTTGAAGAGAACGGTTGTCCTCCTGCCACACTCAAGTGGTTCCCAATACACCCATGATGGAAGGtctataccttgaggttaccttccggttatattaagatgatttcggggcttagcgtccccgcggcccggtcgtcgaccaggcctcctccttgCCAACGT
This region includes:
- the LOC138359815 gene encoding acidic proline-rich protein PRP33-like, whose translation is MSWSHRHHSQPVVETGREADHSQPVVETGREADHSQPVVETGREADHSQPVVETGREADHSQPVVETGREADHSQPVVETGREADHSQPVVETGREADHSQPVVETGREAATQWPPSTPDPQGPPSTPDPQGPPSTPDPQGPPSTPDPQGPPSTPDPQGPPSTPDPQGPPSTPDPQGPPSTPDPQGPPNTPETTD